ACCGCAACGAAACTCGGCGATCCCCAGAGTGATCGGTCGGGGCTGTAATGTATTGTTCACCAGCGAAACGACCTGAGAATCCTTCGCATGGTGATTCTGATTCAATCGATTCGACTGGATATACCATGACCACCACAGAACAGGGAACGTCCGATATCGTCATCATCGGGGCGGGTTTGGCGGGATTGGCCTGCGCAAAAACTCTTGCGGACGCTGGCAAGTCCGTGACGGTGCTGGAGGCCAGTGACCGTGTGGGGGGGCGGGTGCGTACCGATCATGTTGATGGTTTGACACTGGACCACGGTTTCCAAGTATTGCTGACAGCGTATCCAAGTTGCCAAAAACTGTTGAACTATGACGACCTGCGATTGAGACCTTTTCGGCCTGGAGCGTTGGTACGAAAGAACGGACGTTTTGTTCTGCTGGCGGACCCATGGCGACGCCCGACCAAAGCAATCGCGAGTGCCTTGTCGCCGGTCGGAACGCTAGGTGACAAGTTGAAGGTTGGCAAGCTGCGGTCTGATTGCCGCCAGGGCAGCTTGGATGACATCTACAGCCGTCCCAACGTGACGACGAGCGAACGTTTGCAGGAAGTCGGTTTGAGCAAGCCGATGGTGGCAGAGTTTTTCAAGCCATTCTTGGGAGGCGTTTTCCTTGACGAGTCGCTTGAGACAAGTCGTCGGATGTTTGATTTCGTCTTTCGAATGTTTGCCTCTGGGGACATCGCGGTGCCGGCCGACGGCATGGCAGCCATCCCACGGCAGTTGGCAGAATCGCTACCGCGTGGAACGGTGCGGCTTCGTCAACCTGTAAAGTCAATCGAGCATCAGGGTGATGCAAGCCACATTCATCTGTCCAACGGTGAAACCATCGTTGCCAAGAGCCTCGTCATCGCAACCGAAAGCGACGCCGCATCAAGGTTGTTGGGGATCGAAGCTCTGAAGACTGACTGGAACGAAGCGGTCAATCTGTATTTTCGGGCGCCGGTGTCGCCACAGGACAGCCAGATGTTGATGCTTCGCGGTGATGAGTCGGGGGTTATTCAAACGTTGACGGTGATGAGTGATATCGCGCCCGAATACGTTTCCGGAGCCGGCGCCCTGGTTTCCGTTTGTATTTCGGAAAGCGATCGCGATAAGGAATGCGAATTGCTCAGCGAGTTGGTGCTCAAACAGGCAAAGTCATGGTTTGGAGACCAAGTTGATCGATGGCAATACGTTCGGAGCTATCGGACACCGTATGCGTTGCCGCGGATGGACTTGAAAACGGTCGTTAAAAGCGTCCGTGGTTGCGAAATCACCGACGGCTGTCCGTCACATGTTTATGTGTGTGGAGACTACCGCGAAACGCCTAGTATTCATGGGGCGCTCAATAGTGGAATGCGAGTTGCAACGAGACTGATTGACACGCTTTAGAACGCTCATGTGAGACAAACTGGGAAATCCTGACGACGCCGGTATCGGATCAATGCAACAGATGAATGACAACTCAGCGATGACTTTAACGACTGCGATCGACAAGATCGCGGAGGAGCATTACGACGACTGGATCTCGTTGCGCCGACACTTGCACCAGCATCCAGAACTATCGGGTGAGGAGACTTGGACATCCAATGAGTTGAAATCGCGTCTGTGTGCTTTGGACTTGCCAGTTCGAATGGCAGGTGAAAGTCGCGGCGTGATGGCCGATTTGATCACCGACGTTAGCTTGGCTGATGAGCCAAGATTGGCGATCCGAGGCGACATTGATGGCTTGCCGATCCAGGATGAAAAATCGGTGCCCTACCGAAGCTGTAAGCCAGGGGTGATGCATGCGTGTGGTCACGATGTCCACGCCACAGTCGTTGTAGCGGCAATGCAGATCTTGAAAGAGCTGGAACGTACCGGGCAGTTGCCTTGGCCGGTCGCAGTGCGTGCCGTCCTGCAGCCGGCGGAAGAAAATTCCGAAGGGGCACGCCACATGATTCACCATCGCGCGCTCAAGGACGTCGAGGCCATTATCGCTCTTCACGTCGATCCGACACGGCAGGTCGGATGCATCGGAATTCGAAACGACGTCTTGACTGCCGCTTGTGACCAATTTGAAATCACAATCGAAGGCAAAGGCGGACATGGCGCGAGGCCACATTTAGCGATCGATCCAATCGAGGCATTGGTCGCTTGGGTGGAAGCTGCCTATCGTCGTGTGAATCGTGCAATCGATCCGCACCAAACCGTTGTGATTTCGATTGGGATGATCAAGGCAGG
This genomic interval from Stieleria sp. JC731 contains the following:
- a CDS encoding M20 family metallopeptidase; this encodes MNDNSAMTLTTAIDKIAEEHYDDWISLRRHLHQHPELSGEETWTSNELKSRLCALDLPVRMAGESRGVMADLITDVSLADEPRLAIRGDIDGLPIQDEKSVPYRSCKPGVMHACGHDVHATVVVAAMQILKELERTGQLPWPVAVRAVLQPAEENSEGARHMIHHRALKDVEAIIALHVDPTRQVGCIGIRNDVLTAACDQFEITIEGKGGHGARPHLAIDPIEALVAWVEAAYRRVNRAIDPHQTVVISIGMIKAGHSANVIPDTAVAMGTLRTLSPSSRRKAFETIESINESIETQFGCTVKLRLGTSAPAVVNDRKIVALMYDAIVQTLNPAAVDWIESPSMGSEDFSYYLEHVPGAMFRLGVAGSQVGTAPLHTPTFDIDERAIAHAAKLFASIAIRYFDPARK
- a CDS encoding NAD(P)/FAD-dependent oxidoreductase; amino-acid sequence: MTTTEQGTSDIVIIGAGLAGLACAKTLADAGKSVTVLEASDRVGGRVRTDHVDGLTLDHGFQVLLTAYPSCQKLLNYDDLRLRPFRPGALVRKNGRFVLLADPWRRPTKAIASALSPVGTLGDKLKVGKLRSDCRQGSLDDIYSRPNVTTSERLQEVGLSKPMVAEFFKPFLGGVFLDESLETSRRMFDFVFRMFASGDIAVPADGMAAIPRQLAESLPRGTVRLRQPVKSIEHQGDASHIHLSNGETIVAKSLVIATESDAASRLLGIEALKTDWNEAVNLYFRAPVSPQDSQMLMLRGDESGVIQTLTVMSDIAPEYVSGAGALVSVCISESDRDKECELLSELVLKQAKSWFGDQVDRWQYVRSYRTPYALPRMDLKTVVKSVRGCEITDGCPSHVYVCGDYRETPSIHGALNSGMRVATRLIDTL